In one Neobacillus sp. CF12 genomic region, the following are encoded:
- a CDS encoding nitronate monooxygenase — translation MLKNKLTELLKIEFPIIQAPMAGGITTSRLVAEVANAGGLGMIGAGYMTPSQIRDQIREIKRLTSNPFGINLFIPNKFTCSEKEVKSAAALLQPIREQLNLPPDDGVDIPTSNHLFETFTEQIKVIIEEKVPVCSFTFGVPSLELINELKHHTILLIGTATTVKEAIEIEKLGMDMVVVQGSEAGGHRGNFSSNNQESLIGLMSLIPQVADHVSIPVIAAGGIMDGRGIMASLCLGAKGVQMGTAFLTCIESGAPNIHKDAILQSHEDQIVLTRSFSGKEARGIKNKFISEMQKHEESLPDFPVQNSLTQHIRKASVSQNNPDYMSLWSGQSPRLARNLTVEAFMKSVIAEAKEIGKF, via the coding sequence ATGTTGAAAAATAAATTAACAGAGCTGTTAAAAATCGAGTTTCCAATAATCCAAGCCCCGATGGCTGGAGGAATAACGACTTCTAGGTTAGTGGCGGAGGTTGCGAATGCTGGAGGTCTAGGAATGATTGGAGCCGGCTATATGACTCCGAGTCAAATCCGTGATCAAATTAGAGAAATAAAACGCCTAACATCAAACCCTTTTGGTATAAATCTATTTATTCCCAACAAATTTACCTGTTCCGAAAAAGAAGTTAAATCAGCGGCTGCACTCTTACAGCCAATTCGTGAGCAATTAAATTTACCTCCAGATGATGGTGTAGACATTCCAACCTCTAATCATTTATTTGAAACATTTACTGAACAAATCAAGGTTATCATCGAAGAAAAAGTCCCTGTTTGTTCTTTTACATTTGGAGTTCCATCGTTGGAATTAATAAATGAGTTAAAACATCATACTATTCTCTTGATAGGAACAGCAACAACCGTGAAAGAAGCCATTGAAATCGAAAAGTTAGGGATGGATATGGTCGTTGTTCAAGGCAGTGAAGCAGGTGGCCATCGAGGGAATTTTAGTAGTAACAATCAAGAAAGTTTAATAGGTTTAATGTCACTCATCCCACAGGTGGCCGACCATGTAAGTATTCCTGTGATTGCGGCAGGTGGAATTATGGATGGCAGAGGAATTATGGCCTCATTGTGCTTAGGAGCAAAGGGTGTCCAAATGGGTACGGCTTTCTTAACATGTATCGAAAGCGGCGCGCCAAACATACATAAAGACGCTATCCTCCAATCGCACGAAGACCAGATTGTACTAACTCGTTCTTTTTCTGGTAAGGAGGCAAGAGGAATTAAGAATAAATTTATCTCAGAAATGCAGAAACACGAAGAATCACTACCAGATTTTCCAGTTCAAAATAGCCTTACCCAACACATCAGAAAGGCTTCAGTCTCACAAAATAACCCTGACTATATGTCACTATGGTCAGGTCAAAGTCCTAGACTTGCTAGAAATCTAACCGTTGAGGCGTTTATGAAGAGTGTTATTGCTGAAGCAAAAGAGATAGGTAAATTTTAA